The following are encoded together in the Bos mutus isolate GX-2022 chromosome 3, NWIPB_WYAK_1.1, whole genome shotgun sequence genome:
- the ASB17 gene encoding ankyrin repeat and SOCS box protein 17 — MSKSSKLCCKTSCPRSNIFCSLVDKVFKRPSLQSLHQWGYHCYEPRVYRTLAKILRYVDLEGFDILLSDYIAFVEKSGCHLEVNFNLEFTEICVNTILYWVFARKGNPDFVELLLKKTKDYVQDRSFNLALIWRTFTPVYCPSPLSGITPLLYVAQTRQSNILKILLQYGILERENNPINIVLTILLYPSRVRIMVDHELVDIEEDAKTCLVLCSRVLSTISIREIEMQLSLGRRPIISNWLDYIPSTRYKDPCELLHLCRITIRAQLLTNNMLPNGIFSLLIPVCLQNYLNLES; from the exons ATGAGTAAATCTTCTAAATTATGTTGTAAGACTTCTTGCCCACGAAGCAATATATTCTGTAGTCTCGTtgacaaagtttttaaaagaccATCCTTGCAGTCTTTGCATCAGTGGGGATATCACTGCTATGAGCCCAGGGTTTATAGAACACTGGCAAAAATTCTGAGGTATGTCGACTTGGAAGGATTTGACATACTACTCTCAGATTATATTGCATTTGTGGAAAAATCAGGATGCCATTTAGAAGTAAATTTTAACCTTGAATTTACTGAAATATGTGTGAATACAATTCTGTACTGGGTTTTCGCCAGAAAAGGTAATCCTGACTTTGTGGAGCTGCTTCTCAAGAAGACAAAAGACTATGTTCAAGACAGAAGTTTTAACCTGGCACTGATATGGAG AACTTTCACTCCAGTATACTGTCCAAGCCCATTAAGTGGCATCACACCTCTACTTTACGTAGCTCAGACGAGACAATCCAATATCTTAAAAATACTCCTGCAATATGGAAtcttagaaagagaaaataacccTATCAACATTGTGTTAACAATATTGCTCTACCCTTCAAGAGTGAGAATAATGGTTGATCATGAATTGGTAGACATCGAGGAAGATGCCAAAACATGTTTAGTGCTCTGTTCCAGAGTGCTTTCCACCATTTCAATCAGGGAAATAGAG atGCAGCTAAGTTTAGGAAGACGTCCAATTATTTCAAATTGGCTGGACTACATTCCTTCAACAAGATACAAAGATCCATGTGAACTATTACATCTCTGCAGAATAACCATCAGGGCTCAACTACTAACCAACAATATGCTCCCAAATGGAATATTTTCACTTCTAATCCCTGTTTGTCTACAGAACTATCTGAATTTAGAAAGTTAA